The nucleotide window GCCTTGACCTTCCGCCATTCCGGCACTATAAGGGTTCTTCATCTCATCTCGCGGCAGGTGCCGGATGCTTGACAAGGAACCCTCAACCATGGGGGGCTTGTTTGACGGGATCGCCCCCACTTACGACAGGCTGAACAGGATCCTGTCACTGGGCATCGACCGGTCCTGGCGGAGGGCAGCCGTGCGGGAGCTTGCCATCGAAGACGGCGACACCGTCCTGGACGTCGCCACCGGAACGGGAGACCTCGCCATAGCGGCCCTTTCGGGCGCATCCTGCCGGATCGCAGGGATTGACCTGTCCCGTGAAATGATTGCCGTCGCGTCACGGAAAAGCAAGTCACGGGGTCATTCCCGGCGGGCCCTTTTCCTGATCGGCGATGCCCTCTCGGTACCTCTGAAAAGCGGATCGATTCATCGCGCCATGGTCGCCTTCGGTATCAGAAACATGAAAAGCCCCGACGGGTTTTTCGACGAACTGCGCCGGGTGCTCGTTCAGGGAGGGCGGGCGATGATCCTGGAATTCGCGCTTCCTGAAAACCCTCTCCTGCGCGCCCTGTACCTGGTCTATTTCGCGAGGGTTCTCCCCCTCATCGGCGGGCTCCTGTCGGGAAACCGCGACGCCTACCGGTATCTGACGGAATCGGTTCTCGATTTTCCTTCTCCCGCCCATTTGTTGCTCATGATGAACCGGCACGGATTCGGGGTTATTATGTCCCGACGGCTCTTCCCCGGCATTGTTCACCTTTTTGTGATTGAAAAGCAACCCGGACGGTTTTCAGGGCTCGGGGACATCAAAAACGAAGGCCTTTCAGGACACTCCCCGGGATGCACGAGTCCGCCTCGATTGCACCAGCCGCGACAGGCGGATCAGTTCAGCCACGCTCCAGGCCTGGGCGATGCATCCTGAAGGACGATGAGGTTCGTCGCCGTCAAAAACCTCCGAGACATGCCCCAGACCCGCATCCTGGAGATGGCCTTCGAATTGTGAAAGAATGGTTCTGAGAGTCTTCCGGGCCGCGGCCTTATTTTCCGCCGTTTTCAACAGCGCCTCTCCGTAATGCCCCAGGAGCCAGGGCCAGACTGTTCCCTGATGATAGGCCCTGTCGCGGGACGCCGCGTCTCCTTCGTACCTGCCCCGGTACCGGGGATCCCGGGGCGACAGGGTGCGCAATCCACAGGGGGTAAGCAGCTCGTCCGTCACCTTCGCGACCACCTGTCGGGCCCGCTCCCGGTCCTCGAGGGGCGAACAGGGAAGAGACACGGCGAAAATCTGGTTCGGTCGCACCGATTCATCCCGGGAACCGTCGGTGGTGTTGCACACATCGGCAAGGTAGTTACCGCCCGGTATCCAGAAGAGATCATTGAAGGACTTCCTGGTTTTCTCAATCAGGGAGGCCGCGTCGAACCCCGGATCCATGTCCAAAGCCCGCGAAACGTCCCTCATGAAGGACAGGGCGTTGAACCAGAGCGCGTTGATTTCCACGGGA belongs to Syntrophales bacterium and includes:
- a CDS encoding ubiquinone/menaquinone biosynthesis methyltransferase — encoded protein: MLDKEPSTMGGLFDGIAPTYDRLNRILSLGIDRSWRRAAVRELAIEDGDTVLDVATGTGDLAIAALSGASCRIAGIDLSREMIAVASRKSKSRGHSRRALFLIGDALSVPLKSGSIHRAMVAFGIRNMKSPDGFFDELRRVLVQGGRAMILEFALPENPLLRALYLVYFARVLPLIGGLLSGNRDAYRYLTESVLDFPSPAHLLLMMNRHGFGVIMSRRLFPGIVHLFVIEKQPGRFSGLGDIKNEGLSGHSPGCTSPPRLHQPRQADQFSHAPGLGDAS